One segment of Mycoplasma sp. E35C DNA contains the following:
- a CDS encoding potassium channel family protein, with protein sequence MKVMTVVFWSLPDLNDGFKHHKRIRLIRAFYATLIVFACIVSFIALVIVPSPESREGFATFVKVVSLLSFFVFITDWIGHLITYRYLDNNKHVSLFKLTIKYIFSFSSIVIILCILSSAQAIKYFLEANDKNAEYVFTAFSSLGLVRIVRLFMVLSLFSPFAAITNVFVEQKKLLTSVFFIIIILIILFALIIWSQETVYLFNQKLAYLASVSDNYANSSEFDIFIKLNKLDPASSAYQSLINKINHQQYEDAKNLLSLDDKNNLDSLSVGYIKNFGEAFYFTTITLTTVGYGDFSPHAPISRVIVSFISLLAIAIVAIPSGVIAGAFLSEMQKRSKKKKNQKANQNQQNQNEEPNNNTNCENQAVKPKSDDHRKKSLDDYEFIEIKF encoded by the coding sequence ATGAAAGTTATGACCGTTGTTTTCTGGTCACTACCAGATCTTAATGATGGTTTTAAACACCACAAGCGAATTAGATTAATCAGAGCATTTTATGCAACATTAATTGTTTTTGCTTGTATTGTTAGTTTTATTGCTCTAGTTATCGTCCCTTCACCAGAATCACGAGAAGGGTTTGCTACTTTTGTTAAAGTAGTATCGTTATTGAGTTTTTTCGTCTTTATTACTGACTGGATTGGTCATTTAATTACTTATCGTTATTTAGATAACAATAAGCACGTTAGTTTATTTAAATTAACAATTAAATACATCTTTTCATTTAGTAGTATCGTGATTATTTTGTGTATCTTATCTTCTGCACAAGCAATTAAATACTTTTTAGAAGCAAATGATAAGAATGCTGAATATGTGTTTACAGCCTTTTCTTCATTAGGGCTAGTAAGAATTGTGCGGTTGTTTATGGTGTTGTCACTGTTTTCGCCGTTTGCAGCAATTACGAATGTCTTTGTTGAACAAAAGAAGTTGTTAACATCAGTTTTTTTCATCATTATTATTCTGATCATCTTATTTGCTTTGATAATCTGATCACAAGAAACTGTCTATTTGTTTAATCAAAAATTAGCTTATTTAGCTAGTGTTAGTGACAATTATGCTAATTCATCTGAATTTGATATCTTTATCAAATTAAATAAATTAGATCCAGCTTCTAGTGCTTATCAAAGCTTAATTAATAAGATTAACCATCAGCAATATGAAGATGCAAAAAACCTTTTATCACTTGATGATAAAAATAATTTAGATAGCTTATCAGTTGGTTATATTAAGAACTTTGGTGAAGCATTCTACTTCACCACAATTACACTTACAACTGTGGGTTATGGTGATTTTTCACCACATGCTCCAATTTCAAGAGTGATTGTTAGCTTCATTTCATTATTAGCGATCGCGATCGTTGCCATCCCATCAGGGGTTATTGCTGGTGCTTTTTTAAGTGAGATGCAAAAAAGAAGTAAAAAGAAGAAAAACCAAAAAGCAAACCAAAACCAACAAAACCAAAACGAAGAGCCAAATAACAACACTAACTGCGAAAACCAAGCAGTCAAACCTAAGTCTGATGATCATAGAAAGAAGTCATTGGATGATTACGAATTTATTGAAATTAAATTTTAA
- a CDS encoding MscL family protein encodes MEFLKKETRSKKAIKNATKVVKRGNILMLAIGLLLGTSFNAVVASLANDVIMAAIAKLYGKDSIDKLEWNGILYGKFLAALISFLIITIILVAFLFIIYYIVEIVKECRQRKQKIAEVVEEKPAEPTDQQKMITLLETNNTLLKQQIALLSKAHNVEILSNQFGDKVVEVPFDAKANGDKK; translated from the coding sequence ATGGAATTTTTAAAGAAAGAAACAAGATCTAAAAAAGCGATTAAAAACGCAACTAAAGTAGTTAAACGCGGCAACATCTTAATGTTAGCTATCGGGCTATTATTAGGGACTAGCTTCAATGCTGTTGTTGCTTCATTAGCTAATGACGTAATTATGGCTGCAATTGCTAAATTATATGGCAAAGACAGCATCGATAAATTAGAATGAAATGGAATTTTATACGGTAAATTCTTAGCTGCTTTAATTAGCTTCTTAATCATTACTATCATTCTAGTAGCATTCTTATTCATCATTTATTACATCGTTGAAATCGTTAAAGAATGTAGACAAAGAAAACAAAAAATTGCTGAAGTTGTTGAAGAAAAACCTGCTGAACCAACTGATCAACAAAAAATGATTACTTTATTAGAAACAAACAACACTTTATTAAAACAACAAATTGCTTTATTATCAAAAGCTCACAATGTTGAAATCTTATCAAACCAATTCGGTGATAAAGTTGTTGAAGTTCCATTTGATGCAAAAGCAAATGGTGATAAAAAATAA